The Candidatus Deferrimicrobium sp. genome has a segment encoding these proteins:
- the kdsA gene encoding 3-deoxy-8-phosphooctulonate synthase, which produces MRRASIAHRFRVGRGCPLLLIAGPCVLESEELALSVASFLADLAARFPVSVVFKGSFDKANRSSRDSYRGPGEVEGLRILAKVRERYGLPVTTDIHDPRQAVVVAPGVDLLQIPAFLCRQTDLLVAAGETGVAVNIKKGQFMAPWDMRNAVEKVCSTGNGNVLVTERGTTFGYNNLVVDFRGLPAIRESICPVIFDATHSVQLPGGAGDASSGERKYVAPLARAAVAAGVDGVFLEIHPDPDRALSDGPNSLLLTDVEPLLRTLLAIRSSAGEETTDEK; this is translated from the coding sequence ATCCGTCGGGCCTCCATTGCTCACCGGTTCAGGGTCGGTCGCGGTTGCCCGCTGCTGCTCATCGCGGGGCCGTGCGTCCTCGAGTCCGAGGAGCTCGCACTGTCCGTCGCCTCCTTCCTCGCGGATCTCGCCGCCCGGTTCCCGGTCAGCGTGGTGTTCAAGGGCTCGTTCGACAAGGCGAACCGCTCCTCCCGCGACTCGTACCGCGGGCCGGGCGAGGTCGAGGGGCTGCGCATCCTCGCGAAGGTGCGGGAGCGGTACGGCCTTCCCGTCACCACCGACATCCACGACCCCCGTCAGGCAGTCGTTGTCGCCCCCGGGGTCGACCTGCTCCAGATCCCGGCGTTCCTGTGCCGCCAGACCGACCTGCTCGTTGCGGCGGGGGAGACGGGCGTGGCGGTGAACATCAAGAAGGGGCAATTCATGGCGCCGTGGGACATGCGCAATGCGGTGGAGAAGGTGTGCTCTACGGGCAACGGAAACGTCCTGGTGACGGAGCGGGGGACCACCTTCGGGTACAACAACCTGGTGGTCGACTTCCGGGGGCTCCCCGCGATCCGCGAGTCCATCTGCCCCGTGATTTTCGACGCCACCCATAGCGTGCAGCTACCGGGGGGGGCGGGCGATGCCTCCTCCGGCGAGCGGAAGTACGTTGCCCCCCTGGCGCGGGCGGCCGTCGCGGCGGGTGTCGACGGCGTCTTCCTCGAGATCCACCCCGATCCGGACCGCGCGCTGTCCGACGGGCCGAACAGCCTGCTCTTGACCGACGTGGAGCCGCTCCTGCGAACGCTCCTTGCGATCCGTTCCTCGGCGGGAGAGGAGACGACCGATGAAAAATGA
- a CDS encoding CTP synthase, with translation MKPKYIFVTGGVVSSLGKGLAAASIGALMEARGLKITMLKLDPYINVDPGTMNPFQHGEVFVTDDGAETDLDLGHYERFVSSRTGKKNNCTTGRIYHSVITKERRGDYLGGTVQVIPHITDEIKRVIYAAAKGYDLAIVEVGGTVGDIESLPFLEAIRQVKGDRGKENVLYVHLTLVPYIKTAGELKTKPTQHSVKELRSIGIQPDVLLCRTDRPLPKEIKGKIALFCNVTEDAVITASDVDLIYELPLVFHQEGLDDKLMELLNIWAGEPRLEDWERVVERWKNPTGEVTIAIVGKYVNLKESYKSLNEALTHGGIAHQVRVHNRYVDSEEVERQGAEAMLKGVDGILVPGGFGSRGVEGKIAAVRYARENRIPYFGICLGMQVAVVEFARNVCGLASASSRELDGESECPVIDLMPEQRGVEEKGATMRLGAYPCKVLEKSLARKAYGSGQVSERHRHRYEFNNDYRHVLSEKGLRITGVSPDDRLVEIVEIPDHPWFLGCQFHPEFRSRPLVPHPLFRDFIGAAAVRARQGNAP, from the coding sequence GTGAAGCCGAAATACATCTTCGTGACCGGCGGCGTCGTTTCGTCGCTGGGGAAGGGGCTCGCGGCGGCCTCGATCGGCGCCCTGATGGAAGCCCGGGGCCTCAAGATCACGATGCTGAAGCTCGACCCGTACATCAACGTGGACCCTGGCACGATGAACCCCTTCCAGCACGGCGAGGTCTTCGTCACCGACGACGGCGCCGAGACCGACCTCGATCTCGGGCACTACGAGCGGTTCGTTTCCTCCCGCACCGGCAAGAAGAACAACTGCACTACCGGCAGGATCTACCACTCCGTGATCACCAAGGAGCGCCGTGGCGACTACCTTGGCGGCACGGTGCAGGTGATCCCCCACATCACCGACGAGATCAAGCGGGTCATTTACGCGGCGGCCAAGGGGTACGACCTTGCGATCGTCGAGGTGGGCGGAACGGTAGGCGACATCGAGAGCCTCCCGTTCCTCGAGGCGATCCGGCAGGTGAAGGGGGACCGCGGAAAGGAGAACGTCCTCTACGTTCATCTGACGCTCGTTCCCTACATCAAGACGGCCGGGGAGCTGAAGACCAAACCCACCCAGCACAGCGTGAAGGAGCTGCGCTCCATCGGCATCCAGCCCGACGTCCTGCTTTGCCGGACCGATCGCCCGCTCCCGAAGGAGATCAAGGGGAAGATCGCCCTGTTCTGCAACGTCACCGAGGACGCGGTGATCACGGCAAGCGACGTCGACCTGATCTACGAGCTGCCGCTGGTCTTCCACCAGGAGGGGCTCGACGACAAGCTGATGGAGCTTCTGAACATCTGGGCGGGCGAGCCCCGCCTGGAAGACTGGGAGCGCGTCGTGGAGCGGTGGAAGAACCCGACGGGGGAGGTCACCATCGCCATCGTCGGGAAGTACGTCAACCTGAAGGAGTCGTACAAGAGCCTGAACGAGGCGCTCACCCACGGCGGGATCGCGCACCAGGTGCGGGTCCACAACCGGTACGTCGATTCCGAGGAAGTGGAGCGGCAGGGGGCGGAGGCGATGCTCAAGGGCGTCGACGGAATCCTCGTCCCCGGGGGGTTCGGCTCCCGAGGTGTGGAGGGGAAGATCGCGGCTGTCCGGTACGCCCGGGAAAACAGGATCCCGTACTTCGGGATCTGCCTCGGGATGCAGGTGGCGGTCGTGGAGTTCGCCCGGAACGTGTGCGGCCTCGCATCGGCCAGCAGCCGGGAGCTGGACGGCGAGAGCGAGTGCCCGGTGATCGATCTGATGCCCGAGCAGCGCGGCGTGGAGGAGAAGGGGGCGACGATGCGCCTGGGCGCCTACCCGTGCAAGGTCCTCGAGAAGTCGCTCGCGCGGAAGGCGTACGGCTCGGGCCAGGTCTCTGAGCGGCACCGGCACCGGTACGAGTTCAACAACGATTATCGCCACGTGCTCTCCGAAAAGGGGCTGCGGATCACCGGCGTATCGCCCGACGACCGGCTCGTCGAGATCGTGGAGATTCCCGACCACCCGTGGTTCCTCGGCTGCCAGTTCCATCCGGAGTTCCGGTCGCGCCCCCTGGTCCCGCACCCGCTGTTCCGCGACTTCATCGGCGCGGCGGCGGTCCGGGCTCGCCAGGGGAACGCTCCGTAG
- the kdsB gene encoding 3-deoxy-manno-octulosonate cytidylyltransferase yields MRVAVVIPARYGATRLPGKPLAEIDGRPMIWYVWSKASAARIPSRVVVATDDARVAAAVRGFGGEAVLTSPECASGTDRVAEAALGMDEEILINLQGDEPLMHPSVIDAVAAPLLAEPDVLMSTAALPQVDPREYARASVVKVVVDARGDALYFSRSPIPHYRDTGTGPYRKHLGIYGYRREFLFRVAALPPSPLEEAERLEQLRVLQAGYRIRVVDVAHDSVGVDTPEDLKAVEERVCGPKRR; encoded by the coding sequence GTGCGCGTGGCGGTGGTGATCCCGGCCCGCTACGGCGCGACGCGGCTGCCTGGGAAGCCTCTGGCCGAAATCGACGGCCGCCCGATGATATGGTATGTCTGGAGCAAGGCGAGCGCCGCGAGGATCCCGTCGCGCGTCGTGGTCGCCACGGACGACGCGCGGGTCGCCGCAGCGGTTCGCGGGTTCGGGGGCGAGGCGGTTCTCACCTCCCCCGAGTGCGCCTCCGGAACCGACCGGGTCGCCGAGGCCGCCCTCGGGATGGACGAGGAGATCCTGATCAACCTGCAGGGGGACGAGCCGCTGATGCACCCGTCGGTCATCGACGCGGTGGCCGCGCCCCTGCTCGCCGAGCCGGACGTCCTGATGTCGACGGCGGCGCTTCCCCAGGTCGACCCGCGGGAATACGCGCGCGCCTCGGTGGTCAAGGTGGTAGTCGACGCCCGGGGCGACGCGCTCTACTTCTCCCGGTCCCCGATTCCGCACTACCGGGACACGGGAACGGGGCCGTACCGGAAACACCTCGGGATCTACGGTTACCGGCGGGAGTTCCTTTTCCGCGTCGCGGCCCTGCCGCCCTCCCCCCTCGAGGAGGCGGAACGGCTCGAGCAGCTGCGCGTGCTGCAGGCGGGGTACCGGATCCGCGTGGTCGACGTCGCGCACGACTCGGTCGGTGTGGACACCCCCGAGGATCTGAAAGCCGTGGAGGAGAGGGTATGCGGGCCGAAAAGGCGGTGA